A window of Hemibagrus wyckioides isolate EC202008001 linkage group LG03, SWU_Hwy_1.0, whole genome shotgun sequence contains these coding sequences:
- the rtn4rl2a gene encoding reticulon-4 receptor-like 2a yields METSLFTRSRRSSMAHDFKSGLSLWLVVWLVVIKPAPVQSCPHLCVCYPTPMTVSCQAQNFTFVPTGVPYESQRVFLQNNRITELRVGSFGFGTQVLWLFSNNITWIEAGAFSELRDLEELDLGDNPHLRRLEGGAFRGLEKLQSLHMHRCRLAALPHDIFHKLYSLQYLYLQENQLHFLQDDLFADLINLSQLFLHGNRIRTLSENVFRGLVNLDRLLLHDNRIRQVNRRAFRDLGRLTMLFLFNNSLAELPGQAMRDVESIQFLRLNNNPWACGCEARQLWDFFRSNRVSSSELLCATPASRRGLDLRFLREMDFALCPLPDPGSLAGTTTTTFSTKTRWWFSKHKPVSSTKGIFEKSSETVKAHPFSGGKPSITSTSTKYELGEEEALLPKLEKEEYWANYGNEDAGITSLRCFELECPDFDTLPPFSSSSSSLPSTLLLVVMSILTVSIHLLFG; encoded by the exons ATGGAAACTTCTCTCTTTACGCGGAGCCGACGAAGCTCCATGGCGCACGACTTTAAGA GTGGACTCTCGCTCTGGCTGGTGGTCTGGTTGGTTGTGATTAAGCCTGCACCTGTGCAGAGCTGtccacacctgtgtgtgtgttacccgaCTCCCATGACCGTGAGCTGCCAGGCGCAGAACTTCACCTTCGTGCCCACCGGTGTCCCCTACGAGTCACAGCGCGTCTTTCTGCAGAACAATCGTATCACAGAGCTGAGAGTGGGCTCCTTTGGCTTTGGAACTCAG GTTCTGTGGCTCTTCTCCAACAACATTACCTGGATTGAGGCTGGTGCTTTCAGTGAGCTACGTGATTTGGAGGAGCTGGATCTGGGTGATAACCCTCACCTGCGCCGCCTGGAGGGTGGAGCTTTCCGTGGGCTAGAGAAGCTGCAGAGCCTTCACATGCACCGTTGCCGTTTAGCTGCCCTCCCTCATGACATCTTCCACAAGCTCTACAGCTTGCAGTACCTCTATCTGCAAGAGAACcagctccacttcctccaggatGACCTGTTTGCTGATCTTATCAATCTCAGCCAGCTCTTCCTGCATGGCAACCGTATCCGCACACTGTCTGAGAATGTGTTTCGTGGCCTGGTCAACCTGGACCGCCTGCTCCTGCACGACAATCGCATTCGTCAAGTCAACCGCCGCGCCTTCCGCGACCTGGGTCGCCTTACCATGCTCTTCCTTTTCAACAACTCATTGGCTGAGCTGCCTGGCCAGGCAATGCGTGATGTGGAATCCATCCAGTTCCTGCGTCTCAACAACAATCCCTGGGCCTGTGGCTGTGAGGCTCGCCAACTCTGGGATTTCTTCAGGTCCAACCGGGTCTCCAGCTCTGAGCTCCTCTGTGCCACTCCTGCTTCCCGCCGTGGCCTGGACCTCCGCTTCCTGCGTGAGATGGACTTTGCCCTGTGCCCCCTGCCAGACCCTGGCTCCCTGGCTGGAACCACCACCACTACCTTCAGCACCAAGACCCGCTGGTGGTTCTCCAAGCACAAGCCTGTCAGCTCCACCAAGGGTATCTTTGAGAAGAGCTCAGAAACCGTGAAAGCCCATCCCTTCTCTGGTGGCAAACCCTCaatcacatccacatccacGAAGTATGAGCTGGGCGAGGAAGAGGCGCTGCTTCCTAAGTTGGAAAAAGAAGAGTATTGGGCCAACTATGGCAATGAGGATGCAGGTATCACCTCGCTGCGCTGCTTCGAATTGGAATGCCCTGACTTTGACACCCTTCCCCCattctcttcttcatcttcttctttacCTTCCACTCTCTTGCTAGTTGTTATGTCCATCTTGACTGTATCTATCCATCTCCTCTTTGGCTGA